The following proteins are encoded in a genomic region of Maribacter hydrothermalis:
- a CDS encoding ThuA domain-containing protein — protein sequence MKKIFNALLLGFALIIVSCGGNKREGEPKVLVFSKTMAFKHASIPAGVAAIQKLGLENGFAVDTTKNAELFTDENLKQYSAVIFLSTTGNILDQNQEAAFERYIQAGGGYVGIHAAADTEYDWRWYNDLAGAQFLSHPRGTPTADFIIKDKNFIATQFFTDSVWNRTDELYNYKNINPDVNVVMTLDESSYEGGENGDFHPIAWYHDFDGGRAFYTGGGHTDESFSEDLFLKHLLGGIEYAIGENLNLDYSKVTSQIPPEADRFAKVTLSEGQFFEPTEMAVLPNGDVLVAQRRGEVMLYNNDTKELSEVLKLDVYSKTLNTPGVNAEEGLMGLQKDPDFANNHWIYLYYAPTGDKWVNRLSRFKYTDGKFDVASEQVIMDVDSQREICCHTGGSIAFGPDGLLYLSTGDNSTPFNEKNQKYVNNGFAPLNDTPGHEQYDARRSSGNTNDLRGKILRIKVKEDGTYDIPEGNLFPVGTEKTRPEIYTMGHRNPYRISVDMKRGYVYWGDVGPDARADSLGTRGPRGYDEMNQAKKAGNFGWPLFIGDNYAYNDYNYETGENGPAFDPAKPMNTSRNNTGLTELPPAMPAYVYYPYDETPTFPQTTTGGRNAMAGPTYYSDMFQGDEKLPSYYDGKVIIYDWMRGWMFAVHLDENGDFSKMEPFAPNVKVNNLIDMEVGPNGKIYLLEYGSGWFSQNANSALGYIEYNGGNRPPLINEVTINETAGKTPLTINASVDASDREDDAIKYLWDFGNGDTKETTEPSVSFTYTDAGAYKLKVTVADDKGAEAISESTSIVAGNSRPEVAISLGGSIPAFYLPGQKIDYEVSVTDPDGTAIDPSNIFVSVDYLEGMDKVAMNMGHQQVSAAVTGKALTQAMDCKTCHKEADASIGPNYKDVAAKYKERRDALAYIQGKIVTGGTGVWGEVTMPAHPNVTSDESRQIALYILSLNGDDKKVKSLPAKGTITAESSAPGNILVITASYTDAGAEGTIPLTGSKSIAIPSNTVKFTESTIADGMQAMSFGGMDMLLLSKPSGWFKLEDSTLKGVNSVSLTAGWQEAPKMYFDFEIHEDTPDGRLIGKGQLPAQVGGTPGTMFTIPITESVSSDGPYYITFKGEEGKDLAQIALTSVIFK from the coding sequence ATGAAAAAAATTTTTAATGCGCTGCTTTTGGGCTTTGCGCTTATTATTGTCTCATGTGGTGGCAATAAAAGAGAAGGAGAACCTAAGGTATTGGTTTTCTCTAAAACAATGGCTTTTAAGCATGCATCCATACCTGCGGGCGTTGCAGCAATTCAAAAGTTAGGATTAGAAAATGGATTTGCAGTCGATACTACCAAGAATGCAGAACTGTTTACAGATGAAAACCTAAAACAATATTCAGCGGTAATCTTTTTAAGTACAACCGGTAATATTTTGGACCAGAACCAAGAGGCTGCATTTGAACGCTACATACAAGCTGGTGGTGGTTATGTTGGAATACATGCAGCAGCAGATACCGAATACGATTGGAGATGGTACAATGACCTGGCAGGAGCCCAATTTTTGAGTCATCCACGAGGAACACCAACGGCAGATTTTATTATTAAGGACAAAAATTTTATTGCTACCCAGTTTTTTACCGACTCGGTATGGAATAGAACCGATGAATTATACAATTACAAGAATATCAATCCAGATGTAAATGTGGTTATGACTTTAGATGAGTCATCTTACGAAGGTGGTGAGAACGGAGATTTTCATCCAATTGCTTGGTATCATGATTTTGATGGCGGACGCGCATTTTATACGGGCGGTGGACATACAGATGAAAGTTTTTCCGAAGATTTATTTTTAAAGCATTTGTTGGGCGGTATTGAATATGCAATTGGTGAAAACTTAAATTTAGATTATTCTAAAGTAACTTCACAAATACCACCGGAAGCCGATCGTTTTGCTAAAGTTACTTTAAGCGAAGGTCAGTTTTTTGAACCTACAGAAATGGCTGTTCTACCTAATGGAGACGTATTGGTGGCACAACGTAGGGGAGAAGTAATGTTATATAATAATGATACCAAAGAACTTAGTGAAGTTTTGAAACTTGACGTGTATAGTAAAACGTTAAATACTCCCGGCGTAAATGCAGAAGAGGGTTTAATGGGATTACAAAAAGATCCGGACTTTGCGAATAATCATTGGATTTACCTATATTACGCACCAACTGGTGATAAGTGGGTAAACCGACTATCAAGATTTAAATATACCGATGGTAAGTTTGATGTTGCCTCAGAGCAAGTAATAATGGATGTAGATAGTCAGAGAGAAATTTGTTGTCATACCGGAGGTTCAATTGCTTTTGGCCCAGATGGTTTATTATATCTTTCTACAGGTGATAACTCCACACCTTTTAATGAAAAGAATCAAAAATATGTAAACAATGGGTTTGCACCTTTAAACGATACTCCAGGTCATGAGCAGTATGATGCACGTCGTTCATCGGGGAATACAAACGATTTACGTGGTAAGATTTTAAGAATAAAGGTAAAAGAAGATGGTACGTATGATATACCTGAAGGAAACTTATTTCCTGTAGGCACAGAAAAGACGAGACCTGAAATTTATACCATGGGTCATAGAAACCCATACAGAATATCCGTAGATATGAAAAGAGGATATGTATACTGGGGAGATGTTGGTCCAGATGCAAGAGCCGATAGTTTAGGTACAAGAGGACCAAGAGGATATGATGAAATGAACCAAGCTAAAAAAGCGGGTAATTTTGGTTGGCCTTTATTTATTGGGGATAATTATGCCTATAATGATTATAATTACGAAACCGGAGAAAACGGACCAGCTTTTGATCCAGCTAAGCCAATGAATACATCGCGTAATAATACGGGGTTGACAGAATTACCACCTGCAATGCCAGCTTACGTGTATTATCCTTATGATGAGACACCAACATTTCCGCAGACTACGACGGGCGGTAGAAATGCTATGGCAGGACCTACCTATTATTCAGATATGTTTCAGGGCGATGAGAAACTTCCAAGTTACTATGACGGTAAAGTCATTATCTATGATTGGATGCGTGGATGGATGTTCGCAGTTCATTTAGATGAAAACGGTGATTTCAGTAAAATGGAACCGTTTGCTCCTAATGTTAAGGTGAATAACTTAATTGATATGGAAGTAGGGCCAAATGGTAAGATTTACCTATTGGAATACGGTAGTGGTTGGTTTTCGCAAAATGCGAATTCAGCATTAGGGTATATCGAATATAACGGAGGTAATAGACCACCATTAATCAATGAAGTTACTATTAATGAAACCGCAGGAAAAACCCCATTGACTATTAATGCATCAGTAGATGCGAGTGATCGTGAGGATGATGCTATAAAGTATCTTTGGGATTTTGGAAATGGTGATACAAAGGAAACAACAGAACCAAGTGTAAGCTTTACTTATACAGATGCCGGAGCATATAAATTAAAGGTAACTGTTGCTGATGATAAAGGAGCTGAAGCTATTAGCGAAAGCACAAGTATTGTCGCAGGTAATTCAAGACCAGAAGTCGCTATTTCGTTAGGAGGTAGTATACCTGCATTTTACTTGCCAGGTCAAAAAATAGATTATGAAGTATCTGTAACTGATCCAGATGGAACTGCAATTGATCCAAGCAATATTTTTGTAAGTGTTGATTATTTAGAAGGAATGGATAAAGTAGCCATGAATATGGGGCATCAACAAGTTTCTGCAGCAGTTACAGGTAAGGCGTTGACGCAAGCAATGGATTGCAAAACATGTCATAAAGAAGCGGATGCATCTATAGGTCCTAATTATAAAGATGTTGCTGCGAAGTACAAGGAACGTCGCGATGCTTTAGCATACATTCAAGGTAAAATCGTAACCGGTGGCACTGGAGTTTGGGGAGAAGTGACAATGCCAGCACACCCAAATGTAACATCTGACGAATCTAGACAAATTGCCTTGTATATACTTTCCTTGAACGGAGATGATAAAAAAGTAAAATCATTACCTGCAAAAGGAACCATAACAGCAGAATCTTCCGCACCGGGTAATATATTGGTTATTACCGCAAGTTACACCGATGCAGGTGCCGAAGGTACTATTCCGTTAACGGGTTCTAAGTCAATTGCCATCCCTAGTAATACGGTTAAATTTACCGAGAGCACTATAGCAGATGGTATGCAAGCAATGAGTTTTGGCGGAATGGATATGCTTTTGCTAAGTAAACCCTCTGGTTGGTTTAAATTAGAGGACTCTACATTGAAAGGAGTTAACTCGGTATCTTTAACAGCAGGCTGGCAAGAAGCACCAAAGATGTATTTTGATTTTGAAATACATGAAGATACTCCTGATGGTCGTTTAATTGGGAAAGGACAACTCCCGGCACAAGTTGGCGGAACACCTGGAACAATGTTTACGATACCAATTACAGAATCAGTTTCTAGTGATGGTCCTTATTATATTACTTTTAAGGGTGAAGAAGGTAAAGACTTGGCACAGATAGCACTTACAAGTGTTATTTTCAAATAA
- a CDS encoding YdeI/OmpD-associated family protein, with translation MINYYPFKRIMLEIPELYFKNDIEFNHWLHNNHSEHSGIHLIFYTVAHENESMRWEEAVQVALCYGWIDSTVKSLGNGKRRQYFCPRKPKSVWSKVNKNYIKELKANGRMHAAGLASIKIAKENGSWSSLDDVENGIIPKELLLAFNKNPEAFSNFKNFTHSQRKSFLYFLNQAKRQETRTKRISEIIKHAAENIKYRNGGGWQSLKK, from the coding sequence ATGATAAATTATTACCCTTTTAAGAGAATTATGTTAGAAATACCTGAGTTATATTTTAAAAATGATATAGAATTCAATCATTGGTTACATAATAACCATTCCGAACATTCTGGTATTCATCTTATTTTTTATACCGTAGCACATGAAAATGAAAGTATGCGATGGGAAGAAGCTGTACAAGTAGCACTTTGTTATGGTTGGATAGATAGCACGGTTAAAAGCTTAGGCAATGGTAAAAGAAGACAGTACTTTTGTCCAAGGAAACCTAAAAGTGTTTGGAGCAAAGTCAATAAAAACTATATAAAAGAGCTTAAAGCTAATGGCAGAATGCATGCCGCGGGATTAGCCTCAATTAAAATTGCAAAGGAAAACGGTTCGTGGAGTTCATTGGATGATGTCGAAAATGGAATTATTCCTAAAGAACTACTACTAGCATTCAATAAAAACCCCGAAGCATTTTCTAATTTCAAGAACTTTACCCATAGCCAACGTAAAAGCTTTTTGTACTTTTTAAACCAAGCAAAACGCCAGGAAACTAGAACGAAAAGAATTAGTGAGATTATAAAGCACGCTGCTGAAAATATTAAATATAGAAATGGTGGCGGGTGGCAGTCTTTGAAAAAGTAA
- a CDS encoding amidohydrolase family protein, with protein sequence MRLSILTKVFAIALLIALSSCTGTKSLTCDVFIKNGNLINLEDGSVSISNILITNNRITRIIAHADLSNIEAETTIDATGKFIVPGFWDNHTHFRGGDSLIGANKNFLKLFMANGITTVRDAGGDLTSSVLEWRKAIANNELVGPSIFTSGPKIDGPGGTWAGSLEVTTGEDINSALDSLQSIPSDFVKIYDSRISGDNYLKVIEEAEKRGLITSGHMPFTVDLDATINAGLDAVEHLYYIMKGSSSKEKEITQQLINNEIGFWDAMPLLQSSFSDSTALKTFEHLKSNNVFVVPTLHIGGVLSYLDEVDHSNDDYLKYMSDGIQQTYKGRIDRVKNATEKQIADRKALDQFFGDLAFKLNKNGVSLLAGSDSGAYNSYTYPGISLHKELEAMVATGISNFDALKSSAYNGAKFLKQEADYGTISEGKIADIVILNSNPLENIKNTRDIYMVLSNGNQHTKSDLDTLLNSAIIN encoded by the coding sequence ATGAGATTATCTATTTTGACGAAAGTTTTTGCCATTGCATTATTAATAGCGCTAAGCAGTTGTACTGGGACAAAGTCTTTAACTTGTGATGTTTTTATTAAAAATGGAAACCTAATCAATCTTGAAGATGGCTCTGTTTCAATTTCAAATATTTTAATAACTAATAATAGAATTACCAGAATAATTGCGCACGCTGATTTAAGCAATATTGAAGCGGAAACTACCATTGATGCCACAGGAAAATTTATTGTACCGGGATTTTGGGATAACCACACACATTTTAGAGGTGGTGATTCATTAATTGGAGCAAACAAGAATTTCTTGAAGCTATTTATGGCTAACGGCATTACTACTGTTCGCGATGCCGGTGGTGATTTAACTTCTTCTGTACTGGAGTGGCGTAAAGCAATTGCAAATAATGAACTAGTAGGACCTAGCATTTTTACATCAGGGCCAAAAATTGATGGACCGGGCGGTACTTGGGCCGGTTCTTTAGAAGTGACTACTGGTGAAGATATTAACAGTGCCCTAGATTCGTTGCAGTCAATACCGTCAGACTTTGTGAAAATTTATGATAGCCGTATATCGGGTGATAATTACTTAAAGGTGATTGAAGAAGCTGAAAAACGTGGTTTAATCACATCTGGGCATATGCCTTTTACTGTTGATCTTGATGCAACTATTAATGCCGGCCTTGATGCGGTCGAACATCTATATTATATTATGAAGGGCTCTTCTTCCAAAGAGAAAGAAATAACCCAACAATTGATAAACAACGAAATTGGTTTTTGGGATGCCATGCCCCTACTCCAATCTTCATTTTCTGACTCCACCGCTTTAAAAACTTTCGAGCACTTAAAATCGAATAACGTATTTGTGGTTCCTACTTTACATATTGGTGGTGTACTGAGCTATTTAGATGAAGTTGACCACTCTAATGACGATTATTTAAAATATATGAGCGACGGAATTCAACAAACGTACAAAGGGAGAATTGACCGCGTAAAAAATGCAACCGAAAAGCAAATTGCCGACCGAAAAGCATTGGACCAATTTTTCGGTGATCTTGCTTTTAAACTAAATAAAAACGGAGTTTCACTTTTAGCCGGTTCAGATAGTGGAGCCTACAATAGCTATACCTATCCTGGTATTTCATTACATAAAGAACTAGAAGCAATGGTGGCAACAGGAATCTCTAATTTCGATGCCCTGAAATCTTCTGCTTACAACGGTGCTAAATTTTTAAAACAAGAAGCTGATTATGGCACCATCTCAGAAGGTAAAATTGCCGATATTGTTATTCTAAATAGTAATCCACTAGAAAATATTAAAAACACACGAGATATTTATATGGTACTTTCCAACGGAAATCAACACACGAAATCCGATTTAGATACTTTATTGAATTCGGCAATTATTAACTAA
- a CDS encoding metal-dependent hydrolase family protein, with product MKSIIFICLFSTYFGFTQTLLKPDRVFDGKEMNDNWVVLVEGNKITYTGKVNGVTLPNNTTEVELAGTTLMPGIIEGHSHVLLHPYNETDWNDQVLKESPVERAVRGTVHVKNSLLAGVTTMRDLGAEGAGYTDVYLKKTIEEGIIDGPRLLVAGPAIVATGAYGPKGFHDGVTVPLGAEPASGVDQCIETVRRQMGNGADLIKIYADYRWTPGTDSQPTFLQQEIDAMVATAKSAGKYVVAHAGTPEGMKRAILGGVETIEHGDGGTPEIFKMMKEKGIGLCPTLAAGDAITQYQGWNKGTDPEPERIQQKRKSFKMALDSGVQIVFGGDVGVFTHGENYREMELMVDYGMKPLDVLKSATSDNASMFHLNHLGSLKQGFLADIIAVKGNPAQDISAVKNVSFVMKDGVIYKD from the coding sequence ATGAAATCAATTATTTTTATTTGCCTATTCTCTACATACTTCGGTTTTACACAAACACTCTTAAAACCAGACCGAGTATTCGATGGAAAAGAAATGAACGATAATTGGGTAGTTTTAGTGGAAGGAAATAAAATTACGTATACTGGAAAAGTGAATGGAGTAACATTACCTAACAACACAACTGAAGTTGAATTAGCAGGCACTACACTAATGCCAGGTATTATTGAAGGACATTCACATGTTTTATTACACCCTTACAATGAAACGGATTGGAATGACCAAGTATTAAAAGAATCTCCTGTAGAGCGTGCTGTTAGAGGAACGGTTCATGTAAAGAATTCTTTATTGGCTGGCGTTACCACCATGCGAGATCTAGGTGCCGAAGGTGCTGGCTATACCGATGTGTATTTAAAAAAAACTATTGAAGAGGGAATTATTGACGGACCACGATTATTGGTCGCAGGGCCCGCAATTGTGGCAACAGGCGCATACGGTCCTAAAGGATTTCATGACGGAGTTACGGTTCCTTTAGGTGCTGAACCTGCAAGTGGTGTTGACCAATGCATTGAAACCGTACGTAGACAAATGGGAAACGGTGCCGATTTAATTAAGATATATGCGGATTACCGCTGGACTCCCGGAACAGATTCACAACCTACCTTCCTTCAACAAGAGATTGATGCCATGGTAGCTACTGCCAAAAGCGCAGGTAAATATGTAGTCGCTCATGCCGGTACTCCCGAAGGAATGAAAAGAGCAATACTTGGTGGTGTGGAAACTATTGAGCATGGTGATGGCGGTACTCCTGAAATTTTTAAGATGATGAAGGAAAAAGGTATTGGTTTATGCCCTACCCTTGCCGCTGGTGATGCCATTACACAGTACCAAGGATGGAACAAAGGAACTGACCCAGAACCCGAACGCATTCAGCAAAAAAGGAAGTCCTTTAAAATGGCGCTGGATTCTGGAGTACAAATTGTTTTTGGTGGTGATGTGGGTGTTTTTACCCATGGAGAAAATTATCGTGAAATGGAACTAATGGTCGATTACGGTATGAAGCCATTAGATGTCTTAAAATCCGCAACCTCTGATAATGCCAGTATGTTTCATTTAAATCATTTAGGTAGCTTAAAACAAGGTTTTCTCGCTGATATTATAGCCGTTAAAGGAAATCCGGCGCAAGATATATCTGCAGTTAAAAATGTGTCTTTCGTTATGAAAGATGGAGTTATTTATAAGGATTAG
- a CDS encoding DUF998 domain-containing protein, which yields MTNRLVAYTGILGVSLFAIAAIVGPLLIDDYSEVSQFISESFASDTEYGGYLQYFGYVPSGILTAIFSFSAPRYLPNSRMIKAGFFGLAIFYGLGTLLVGLFPCDAGCPTNLMVSSTSQLIHNAVASLTYIFFPVCLLGIGLGLKKFESYGHLSQIAITTAIISGVFIFALFSNPDSGYRGILQRIIETSFIIFLVSSALRVGKSTA from the coding sequence ATGACCAATAGACTAGTAGCATATACAGGCATATTAGGAGTTAGTTTATTTGCAATTGCCGCGATTGTTGGTCCGTTATTAATCGATGATTACAGTGAAGTAAGTCAATTCATAAGTGAATCTTTTGCATCAGATACGGAATATGGTGGGTATTTGCAGTATTTCGGATATGTGCCAAGCGGAATACTTACCGCTATCTTTAGTTTCAGCGCACCCAGATATCTTCCCAATTCAAGGATGATAAAGGCCGGATTTTTTGGATTGGCAATTTTCTACGGACTAGGAACATTATTAGTAGGATTATTTCCTTGTGATGCAGGATGCCCAACAAACTTAATGGTTTCGAGTACTTCACAATTAATACATAATGCAGTTGCATCTTTGACGTATATATTTTTTCCTGTTTGTTTATTAGGTATCGGTTTGGGCTTAAAGAAGTTTGAGAGCTACGGTCACTTATCTCAGATAGCGATAACTACAGCGATTATTAGTGGAGTTTTTATATTTGCTTTGTTCTCTAATCCTGATTCTGGTTATAGAGGAATTTTACAGCGTATTATAGAGACTTCTTTTATAATATTCTTGGTTTCTAGTGCGTTGAGAGTAGGAAAGAGTACTGCTTAG
- a CDS encoding sterol desaturase family protein, whose amino-acid sequence MQIPEIPNLIHYAIPFFVVTVILEVILSVKVKLHNYEFKDAGTSIVMGLGNVAIGLITKGIALGFFYLLYNFYHLFEIPFAWWSWLILLFAEDLCYYWFHRTSHVSRFFWASHVVHHSSKNYNLSTALRQSWSGGFYTFIFWTPLVIIGFHPVMILVQMSVSLIYQYWIHTEYITKLPNWFEAVFNTPSHHRVHHATNPQYLDRNHAGIFIIWDRIFGTFEPEVEKPVYGLVTNINTYNPIKIAFAEWYKMLCDFFISKTSLTNKFKYLTKPPGWKHDGTSILSSDLRREWEEGKKVEL is encoded by the coding sequence ATGCAAATTCCAGAAATCCCCAATTTAATACACTACGCCATACCTTTTTTTGTTGTTACTGTAATCCTTGAAGTTATTTTATCCGTGAAAGTTAAGCTTCATAATTACGAATTTAAGGATGCCGGTACTTCTATTGTTATGGGTTTAGGTAACGTAGCAATAGGTTTAATAACCAAGGGAATTGCATTAGGTTTTTTTTACTTGTTATATAATTTTTATCATCTTTTTGAAATTCCATTTGCATGGTGGTCGTGGTTAATTTTACTTTTTGCAGAAGATCTTTGTTATTATTGGTTTCACAGAACCAGTCATGTAAGTCGGTTTTTTTGGGCGAGTCATGTGGTGCATCATTCCTCTAAAAATTATAATTTGAGTACGGCATTACGGCAGTCATGGTCTGGCGGATTTTATACCTTCATTTTTTGGACTCCTTTAGTAATCATTGGTTTTCATCCAGTAATGATATTAGTACAGATGTCTGTAAGTCTTATCTATCAATACTGGATACATACCGAGTATATTACTAAACTGCCAAATTGGTTTGAAGCCGTATTTAATACACCCAGTCATCATCGGGTTCACCATGCTACCAATCCGCAGTATTTGGATCGCAACCACGCAGGCATTTTTATTATTTGGGATAGAATATTTGGGACCTTTGAGCCTGAGGTTGAAAAGCCCGTTTACGGTTTGGTAACGAATATTAATACGTATAACCCAATAAAAATTGCATTTGCCGAATGGTATAAGATGTTGTGCGATTTCTTTATTTCAAAAACCTCATTAACAAATAAATTCAAGTACTTGACAAAACCTCCTGGCTGGAAACATGATGGCACTAGTATACTTTCTTCAGACTTACGAAGGGAATGGGAGGAAGGTAAAAAAGTTGAATTGTAA
- a CDS encoding VOC family protein, whose product MKQSIARVALVVKDYDKAIKFYTEKLDFLLVEDTNMGEGKRWVIIAPQGSKECSLVLAKADDEKQEASIGNQTGGRVFLFLYTDDFWRDYYKMMEREIKFVRSPEKMPYGMVAVFEDLYGNLWDLLEPK is encoded by the coding sequence TTGAAACAATCCATAGCACGCGTAGCGTTAGTAGTAAAAGATTATGATAAAGCCATTAAATTTTACACCGAAAAATTAGACTTTCTGTTAGTTGAAGATACCAATATGGGTGAAGGTAAAAGGTGGGTAATTATAGCGCCACAGGGTTCTAAAGAATGTTCATTGGTACTGGCAAAAGCAGATGATGAGAAGCAGGAGGCCAGTATTGGAAACCAAACGGGAGGTCGCGTTTTTCTGTTTTTATACACTGACGATTTTTGGAGAGATTATTACAAAATGATGGAACGAGAAATTAAGTTTGTACGATCTCCAGAAAAAATGCCCTATGGAATGGTTGCTGTTTTCGAAGATTTATATGGCAATTTGTGGGATTTATTGGAACCTAAATAA
- a CDS encoding polysaccharide deacetylase family protein, with translation MKKIVIYVLVVLVNIGFTYAQDLQKEFKWPENKKAAVCLTFDDGQDSHLDNAIPILDSFNIKATFYCPGNTTSLHNRTMEWKKIVENGHELGNHSLFHPCDARVFDWVKPEYDLNQYSLEQIRMELYTANTLLNAIDGKTYRTYGYTCSNYKVQGDSTYVGVVKKLFSAARSDGPIPDTMDNIDINFMPSWDVDSNTGKELIEYVKVAKKNGTIATFMFHSVGGGYLNVSNEALQELLIYLKENEQDYWVDTFYNVTKYISEQSVNSK, from the coding sequence ATGAAAAAAATAGTCATTTACGTATTAGTTGTTTTGGTAAATATAGGGTTCACTTATGCACAAGATTTACAGAAGGAATTTAAATGGCCAGAAAATAAAAAAGCTGCTGTTTGCTTAACATTTGATGATGGTCAAGATTCGCATTTAGATAATGCCATACCCATACTAGACTCATTCAATATAAAAGCCACTTTTTACTGTCCCGGAAATACAACTTCACTACACAATAGGACTATGGAATGGAAAAAGATAGTTGAAAACGGACATGAGCTAGGTAATCATTCGTTATTTCATCCATGCGATGCTAGGGTATTTGATTGGGTTAAACCGGAGTATGATTTAAATCAATATAGTTTAGAACAAATACGTATGGAATTATATACAGCCAATACCTTGCTAAACGCTATTGATGGAAAAACGTATAGAACTTACGGCTATACCTGCTCTAACTATAAAGTACAGGGAGATAGCACCTATGTTGGAGTAGTTAAAAAGTTATTTTCTGCCGCAAGAAGTGATGGTCCAATACCGGACACTATGGATAATATTGATATTAATTTTATGCCAAGTTGGGATGTAGACAGTAATACAGGAAAGGAACTTATTGAATATGTGAAAGTGGCTAAAAAAAATGGCACTATTGCTACATTTATGTTTCATAGTGTAGGAGGTGGTTACTTAAATGTCTCAAATGAAGCGTTACAAGAATTATTGATTTATCTTAAAGAAAATGAGCAAGATTATTGGGTAGATACCTTTTATAATGTTACTAAATACATATCGGAACAATCCGTTAATTCTAAATAG
- a CDS encoding bestrophin family protein, translating to MYTKKVFKIKDLAKWTRHETFLFIAIITVVVVLYFFLELEWLKIPWTPLALIGTAVAFVIGFQNNSAYGRIWEARKIWGGITNTSRTFGMFVQDMVNNEYATESFSKEELQKEIKTLTYRHIAWITALRHAMRVSKPWETVVLEKTNKEWSKMVSPPEWKSTVEEDMKPYLCKEDLDYVMSKNNKQTAMLYLQSHHLKNLKEKGVVWEFSFLELEGILQELFTLQGQSERIKNFPYPRQFATLNHYFMWIFVLLLPLAIVPQFAEIGKEISASHSIIGSLFIWLSIPFYVIVAWIFHTMEKIGRTGENPFEGSANDVPISTMARGIEIDLRQNLGEALEDIPKQFPVIYDTQM from the coding sequence ATGTATACAAAAAAGGTTTTTAAAATTAAGGATTTAGCAAAATGGACCAGGCATGAGACTTTTTTGTTTATTGCAATTATTACCGTAGTTGTGGTTCTATACTTTTTTCTAGAATTGGAATGGTTAAAAATCCCTTGGACACCTTTAGCATTAATTGGAACAGCCGTAGCTTTTGTTATTGGGTTTCAAAATAATTCTGCATATGGTAGAATTTGGGAGGCAAGAAAAATTTGGGGAGGAATTACAAATACATCAAGAACCTTTGGAATGTTTGTCCAAGATATGGTTAATAATGAATATGCAACAGAAAGCTTTTCTAAAGAAGAGTTACAAAAAGAAATTAAAACACTTACCTACAGACATATTGCGTGGATAACAGCACTGCGCCACGCCATGAGGGTGTCTAAACCTTGGGAAACAGTTGTTCTTGAAAAAACGAACAAAGAATGGAGTAAAATGGTAAGTCCGCCAGAATGGAAATCAACCGTAGAGGAGGATATGAAACCTTATTTATGTAAAGAAGATTTAGACTATGTAATGAGCAAAAATAATAAGCAAACGGCAATGCTATATTTACAATCGCACCATTTAAAAAATCTAAAAGAAAAAGGTGTAGTTTGGGAATTTTCATTTTTAGAATTAGAAGGAATTTTACAAGAACTATTTACTTTACAAGGTCAATCTGAACGAATTAAAAACTTCCCATATCCTCGGCAATTTGCTACTTTAAATCATTATTTTATGTGGATTTTTGTATTGTTATTACCATTGGCCATTGTTCCGCAGTTTGCAGAAATAGGGAAAGAAATTAGTGCTTCACATTCAATTATAGGCTCGTTATTTATTTGGTTGTCCATACCTTTCTATGTAATTGTAGCTTGGATTTTTCATACGATGGAAAAAATAGGGAGAACAGGAGAAAATCCGTTTGAAGGTTCTGCAAACGATGTTCCAATATCAACAATGGCAAGAGGTATCGAAATTGATTTGAGACAAAATTTAGGGGAAGCTTTAGAGGATATACCTAAACAGTTTCCTGTGATATATGATACACAAATGTAA